gtagctgggactacaggcacacaccactgtgcccagctaatattttaagttttttatagagataggatcttgctacgttgctcaggctgatcttaaactcccaggctcaagcagtcctcctacctcggcctcccaaagtggtggcatcaaaagtgtgagccactgcacccagcctcgtGGCACCTCTGACTGGTGACCACTCCAAACCCCTGAGAGTGGGGGGCTTGGGTCTACCTGGGCCCTGGGTCGGAGGAGGCGGGGGGCTGCAGGCTGGCAGCACTCACACTCGCTTCCGCTGCACCAGTTCCACGTAGTCCTCGGAGCGGGCATAGTACTCATCGGGGCTCAGGGCGCCCCAGAAGTTGGACCACAGCTTGCCGTGGCGGGACAGCATGGGGGCGATCACCTTCCTGCAGACAGGTGGGGGTGAGGGCTAGGCAGACGGGAGCAGGCCTGGGGAGCCCGGTGCCCAGGGCAGGAGTGGGGTtcccggggcctgttggggtgcCCTCCGGCTGCGGGGAGAGGGGGTAAGCCACCTGTTCTCCTCAATGAGGATACGCAGGGTCTGCAGATTGGTGAGGACAGTGTCAGCGTCCAGGCTGAAGTAGAACTCACACTCGGGGTCCTGCCGACACAGGTCCCTGGAGGTGAGAGGCGAGCTGAGACGGCGGCGGGCGGGGAGGTGGTGTGGATGGGGGAACTGGCTCATGCCCccaggagaaaaggagggaggcagtgtcTATCCTTCCTTCCCCAGGCTCTCTGCTGTCTGGGTGAGCTGGCAAGGGCGGGGATGACAGCGTGGGGGCTGCAAGGACGCGAatggggaggcccaggaggggctGGACGGGTGACAGGTGAGGCGAGGGCCAGGCAGCAGGTGGCAGCACCCCTGACCCTACACCCTCATcccaccctctcctccccctcaAGCACTCGCTCACATGGCCATGTCCCTGGCCTCGCCTGGGCTCAGAGCCTCCTCCGGTCCCACCAGCTTCACAGCTGAGAAGTGGTCCTGGAGCTGCGGCCAGGAGTCAGCGATGTGGGGCTCATGGAAGACCTCCTGGGAGGGGATGACATAGGGGGATGGGCTCAGAGGGCAGGGAGGCGGCACCTGAGGGATGGGGGTGCGGGaaggagatgggggtgggggcacgCGAGTTCTGATCAGGGCAGGGAAAGGATCCCTCAGGAGAGGCTCCAAGGGGGAAGTCTCACGTTGTTGTGCAGAAAAAGGGTGACCCTGTCGGGGGGATAGTCCAGGAGCAGCAGCCGCTGTAGGAAGCGGGGCAGAAACGGGGTAGGCTGTTCCACAAACACGGCCAGAAACACCCGGGGGGGAGGCTGGAAGATGCAACATGCAGGGACTCAGAGAGAAGCCCGGACTTCTCTGCTGCCCCCACCCAACCTCCACCCTGACAGGTGCAGGGACCCAGGAGCGATGCCCCCACTGCCCCCCAGCCCACTGTCCTCACACCTCCTGCTCAGCACGCTGCCCTCTCGTGCCCCTCCCTGGCACCCCCACCTCACCTGCCCCCCCGGGAGTGTCCTCCGGTCCTGGTTGCAGAAGCCACAGCCTCCCTCGGGAGTCCAGCCTTTGGGGACGTAGTTTCCCAGGTAGTTGAGCTGCAGCTGTTGGGGACAGACTGAGGCTGAGTGGCTGAGGCCTCCAGGGGTAGAGGTGGGGGTCAGGCACCCCTGCTATGGGGGCTGAGAAGGGCTTCTCAGAAGGGTTGGAGGTGCCTGGGGGTTGGGGCAGGGCGGGGCGGGGGTTGAGACCACTGGTGGCACCTTAGTGGGACCGTTTCCATGGACCACAACGGGGAGCGTGTCGTAGGCCACGTTCCGGATACGCACACGGTTCCGATCAAACTTTAAAACCACTTCATCTGGGGAAGAAAAAGGCCAGGCTTCAGACCCCCTTTCTTTGGGAGCTACCAAGCAACACATCTTTCTAAATATGGGGTCCCAAATTCTCCAGGAATAAAGGAACACCAGGGCTATCCTGGAGTGTGGCTCGTTGTGGACAGGAACCTTTGGGTTCTGACCAGGCTGCTGGCCCAGAGAGCTCCACTGCCTACTACCTGCGTATCACATCGCAGCTGGGCGAGGAAGGGGAGGGTGAGCTGAGCGGGGGGCCAGTAGGAGCCTCAGCATCCCTACCCCTcctcatattctctctctccttccttttttttttttttttttttttaagatggagtcccactctgtcacccaggctggagtgcaatgacgcggtctcagctcactgcaacctctgcctcctgggttcaaacgattctcttgcctcagccttccaggtagctgagactacgggcacatgccactacacctggctaatttttgtatttatattttttgttttttatgctgagatggagtctcactcccaacatgcagcctggagtgcagtggcacgatcttggctcattgcaacctccacctctagggttcaagcgattctccttcctcagcctcccgtgtagccgggattacaggcgcgcaccaccatgcccagctaatttttgtgtttttagtagagacagggtttcaccatgtcgaccaggctggcctcgaactcctgacctcaggtgatccacctgcctcggcctcccaaagtgctaggattacaggcatgagccaccacacccagcctaatttttgtatatttagtagagactgggtttcactatgttgaccaggctggtctcaaacttctgacttcacaatctgcccgcctcagccttccaaagtgctgggattacagatgtgagccgtcacacctagccttttttttttttgagaaggaatctcactctgtcacccaggcaggagtgcagtggcgcaatctcggctcaccgcaacctctgcctcccaggttccagtgattctccggcctcagccttctgagtagctgggattacaggcacccgccaccacgcccagctcatttttctacttttttttagtagagacgggttttcgccatgttggccaggctggtctcaaactcctgacctcaagtgatcctcctgccttggcttcccaaaatgttgggattacaggcgtgaggcaccgtgcctggcctctctctctccccgtcCTCCCCATCCCCGGAGGCAAGTCAGCAACCCCTCCACAAgctgttttcctcatctgtagaaggATAACCAGGGACCTTCCCTTTGTTAAATGAAATCACAcaagtaggccgggcacagtggctcatgcctgtaatcccagcactttgagaggccgaggcaggcggatcacctgaggttgggagttcgagactagcctggccaacatggtgaaaccctgtctctactaaaaatacaaaattaactgggcctggtggtgcatgcctgtaatcccagctactcgggaggctgaggcagaagaatcacttgaacccgggaggtggaggctgcggtgagccgagattggaccactgcactccagcccgggcaacagagcgaaactctgtctcaaaaaaaaaaaaaaaagtccctggcCCGGTGCCCAGGCACAGCATGTGTGCAACAGATGCCAGACACGTTTTTGCTTCCCTTGCTTCTGGTAGTACCATCAGCACAGTGCAACTTACACAACCAGCCACTCAGACGCCTCACAAAACCACATAGAGGTGGGCTTGCATCGGCCCAGCTCCTCCAGAAGCCTCTCCCAGCTCAAGACCCCTAGCTGCAGAGGCTGCGCATCGCCCACCTGCGGCTGTGTTCCTCCTCACCTAAGGCCCCGTTGAGGTTCTGAAAGATCCGAGACTTATGATCCAGATTAAGGCTGAGTTTCTCCTAAATGGAATGAGATGCGATGGAGTGGTTAAAATGGAAGGAGTGGGAAGGACATCATTtctcacttttctctctctctctctttttcttctctcacttttgttgcttaggctggagtgcaatggcacgatctcagctcactgcaacctctgcctcccggtttaattgattctcttgcttcagccttccaagtaactgggactacaggagactgccaccaggcctggttaatttttgtatttttagtagagacggggtttcaccatgttaggcaggctggtctcaaattcccgacctcaggtgatccacccgcctcggcctcccaaagtgctgggattacaggcatgagtcaccatggtttttctttttttgtgagagacagagtctcattctgtcacccaggctggagtgcagtggtgcaaaacatcctcaaactcctaggttcaagtgagcatcccacctcagcctcccaagtagctgggattacaggcgtacaccacgaagcctggctaattttttttttcttttttttgtagagatgaagtctcaactgtgttgtccagactggtcttaaattcctgggctcaagcaatcctcctgcctaagcctcccaaagctcttgaattacaggagtgagccaccacgcccaggcacacatttttctctttgcaaCCCCTTTGCTCCTCCAATCCCATTCAGCCTGAGGCCTCCACTCCCACAGAGCTGCGGGATGCGCCCACTCCTCTGCCTTCCCTACCCTCAGTCCTGGGTCCAGGTAGAGCCGTGTGTAGAACAGCTGGTCATCGTCATCATCCTTGTACTTCCACTGGCGCACGATTTGGTGGATGGTGGTGGCAAAACCGATGAATCCTGGCAGGGAGGGGGAGTGTTGACCCCGAGACTCCCAGGGTCCCAGGGCCTGTCCCCCAGGCCGTCTCCAGCCCTCAGGCACCTTTAACACTCTGTGTCCCACCGCTCTTGGCCCCTCTGCCTTGGGCACTCTGCCACTCACCACCAGAGTTGAGGAAGCGCTTCCCCGTGCCCACCTCAGGGTACTGCTCCGCCAGCCCCCACTCGGGCCAGCAGAAGCTCTCCGCAGAGAAGAGCAGGCGGCTGCCACTCTGGACGAACTTCTTCAGCAGCTCTGTGGGGCTGCCGGCCAGAATCACGTCGTAGCTGGGTGAGGAAGGGGAGGATGGGTAGGGGTCCACTGGGAACCTCAGCATCCTTACCTTGCTCCCTATCCCCAGCCCCGTTACCTATCCACAAACATGATGATCATATCCTCCCGGTCAGCGtatttctccatttccttctttaGCCACCGGACCTTCTGTCCTCCACCAACTGTTCGGGCCACATCACCCCCTCGCCACTCCTCTCCCAGGCCCAGGGTCTGTGGAGAAGGTGACCCATGCCAGGCAAGGGGTGGGGAGTTGTCGGGGGAACTCCTGACCAGGCTCACCGTGGGGACCTGGGCATCCAGACTTCAGCCCACCCCTCCTGCTGGGATCCCCTCCCAGGGGCCTTTCCCTCTCCTCACTCGCACAGTGTAGTTGAAGAACTCTGCAGAGCGCAGGAAACGCAGGTACCCCTCGGTTTCAGCTGTGGCCACAGTGATCACCAGCAGCTTCTCTGTTACCAGAGAGAAATGGCACTTGAGATCCACCGCCCAGCTCCGGGCCTCACGTGCTTTGCTGTCCTCCCTCTCACTCgacttccctccctttcttccttcccattcTTAAACTCTTCTCACCCAGGAATGCTCTGACcccagggagggcagggagggagtgGTGCCCAGGAATTCCGAGTCCCTTTGCACAGGGAGGCTGGAAACCCCGGTTCAGGGTGGTGATGGGCGAGGGGCTTGGCGCGACTCAGCCTCAAGAGCACGCTGGGCGGGGGACGGGCCAGACACCTCCTCGAGCCTCCGACCCCCTCCGGGTCAGGCTGGCAGGCGCGTCAGCCTCTGTCCACTCGGCCGTGCCGGGCCTCCCCGGGATCTCACCTGGGTTGACCGGGCCTCGGCCCCGGGGCCGGTCGGAGGCTGAGGCCGCAGGgggcagcagcagcggcagcagcagcaggaaccGGGGTCCAGGCCCCGAGGAGGTCATGGTGGGGAGCGGGCCCAGACAGCACCCAGGATCCTGGGATCTCAGCTACGCGCCTGGATCCCAGCTCCGGAGGGGAGCTCCGGGAAGGGGGCGCTCGGGCTGCTGTGCGGCCGCCGCGAGGAGCAGCTCGGCTGTGGCCACGCCCTGAAAAAAAGGCGTATCCGGAGGCTACAGAAAGCTCCAGATGCCGGCGCCGCAGACAAGGCGAGGATTGTCCCGGGCGCACGGGAGGCGGGGGAGGGGCGGCGGCTCGGGCCGACGGGCGGGAGACAGGGACTCTGGGCCGAGCCAGCCGCTTGACACATGTGGAAGCTGAAACCTAGACAGGGGAAGTGACCCCTGGCGGAGGGTCCGGCGGGACGCGGGGGCGGGTCCTGGCCGCAGCCCTGCCCGGAGAGTGCGGGCGGAAGACGGGGAGAGCGAGGGGCTGGCGGCGACAGGAAGGGAGGAAGCCTAGGAGTCCGCCGCGGGACGGAGGCCTGGGGGAACTGGAAGTTGAGCTTTCTGCAGAGGGCCACTAGGAAACTCGGACTGCCCAAGGAAGCCAGCCACT
This DNA window, taken from Pongo pygmaeus isolate AG05252 chromosome 6, NHGRI_mPonPyg2-v2.0_pri, whole genome shotgun sequence, encodes the following:
- the PLOD3 gene encoding multifunctional procollagen lysine hydroxylase and glycosyltransferase LH3 isoform X2, with the protein product MTSSGPGPRFLLLLPLLLPPAASASDRPRGRGPVNPEKLLVITVATAETEGYLRFLRSAEFFNYTVRTLGLGEEWRGGDVARTVGGGQKVRWLKKEMEKYADREDMIIMFVDSYDVILAGSPTELLKKFVQSGSRLLFSAESFCWPEWGLAEQYPEVGTGKRFLNSGGFIGFATTIHQIVRQWKYKDDDDDQLFYTRLYLDPGLREKLSLNLDHKSRIFQNLNGALDEVVLKFDRNRVRIRNVAYDTLPVVVHGNGPTKLQLNYLGNYVPKGWTPEGGCGFCNQDRRTLPGGQPPPRVFLAVFVEQPTPFLPRFLQRLLLLDYPPDRVTLFLHNNEVFHEPHIADSWPQLQDHFSAVKLVGPEEALSPGEARDMAMDLCRQDPECEFYFSLDADTVLTNLQTLRILIEENRKVIAPMLSRHGKLWSNFWGALSPDEYYARSEDYVELVQRKRVGVWNVPYISQAYVIRGDTLRTELPQRDVFSGSDTDPDMAFCKSFRDKGIFLHLSNQHEFGRLLATSRYDTEHLHPDLWQIFDNPIDWKEQYIHENYSRALEGEGIVEQPCPDVYWFPLLSEQMCDELVAEMEHYGQWSGGRHEARAVMNFVVRYRPDEQPSLRPHHDSSTFTLNVALNHKGLDYEGGGCRFLRYDCVISSPRKGWALLHPGRLTHYHEGLPTTWGTRYIMVSFVDP
- the PLOD3 gene encoding multifunctional procollagen lysine hydroxylase and glycosyltransferase LH3 isoform X1, with product MTSSGPGPRFLLLLPLLLPPAASASDRPRGRGPVNPEKLLVITVATAETEGYLRFLRSAEFFNYTVRTLGLGEEWRGGDVARTVGGGQKVRWLKKEMEKYADREDMIIMFVDSYDVILAGSPTELLKKFVQSGSRLLFSAESFCWPEWGLAEQYPEVGTGKRFLNSGGFIGFATTIHQIVRQWKYKDDDDDQLFYTRLYLDPGLREKLSLNLDHKSRIFQNLNGALDEVVLKFDRNRVRIRNVAYDTLPVVVHGNGPTKLQLNYLGNYVPKGWTPEGGCGFCNQDRRTLPGGQPPPRVFLAVFVEQPTPFLPRFLQRLLLLDYPPDRVTLFLHNNEVFHEPHIADSWPQLQDHFSAVKLVGPEEALSPGEARDMAMDLCRQDPECEFYFSLDADTVLTNLQTLRILIEENRKVIAPMLSRHGKLWSNFWGALSPDEYYARSEDYVELVQRKRVGVWNVPYISQAYVIRGDTLRTELPQRDVFSGSDTDPDMAFCKSFRDKGIFLHLSNQHEFGRLLATSRYDTEHLHPDLWQIFDNPIDWKEQYIHENYSRALEGEGIVEQPCPDVYWFPLLSEQMCDELVAEMEHYGQWSGGRHEDSRLAGGYENVPTVDIHMKQVGYEDQWLQLLRTYVGPMTESLFPGYHTKARAVMNFVVRYRPDEQPSLRPHHDSSTFTLNVALNHKGLDYEGGGCRFLRYDCVISSPRKGWALLHPGRLTHYHEGLPTTWGTRYIMVSFVDP